Sequence from the Phaeodactylum tricornutum CCAP 1055/1 chromosome 4, whole genome shotgun sequence genome:
GAATCACCTGCTCAACACCAACCGGGTGTCCTAATTGCTAAAAGTATGGACAGCAATTATGTGGCCTGCCTCGATCCGCTGGATGGAAGTGGTAATGCCGACGCAAGCATTTGTACCGGAACAGTATTTGGtgtttttgaaaaggaaactTCCACCGGAATAagtctttggaaaaagtctAGAGAGGATCGTGATCGTGAATTGGTGGATTCAGTGCTGCAGCCAGGCAAGAACATGCGGGCAGCGGGATATTGTCTTTATTCATCCGCCACCGTTTTAGTTTTTACATTGGGAGAATCAGTGCAAGGCTTCACATTGGATCCACAAATGCAAGAGTTCGTTCTCACTCACCCCGATCTAACAATTCCGAAGAGAGGAAGCGTCTACAGCTGCAACGAAGCCAACAGCGAGGGATGGGATGATGCCTACAATAGCTATCTAAGAAACCTCAAGACTGGAAAAGGAGAAACTGGGAAACGATACGCTCATCGCTACGTCGGGTCGATGGTAGGAGGTAAGTGGACTTCCCGCAAATGATGCAGCAATTCATCAGTCATGAAGAGACGAAAGGATTCACGTTTGCGCTCACCTTTTGGGCAGACATTCATCGTACGCTCCTTTACGGTGGAATTTTCGCGTATCCCGCTGACAGGCTAGAGCATCCGGATGGAAATCTCCAACTGCTTTACAAAGCCGCACCAATGGCATATATTGTGCATACCGCCGGGGGGAAAGCAATCGACGGTAGAAGCGGCTCTCTCCTAGAAGTGCGACCTGATAGGGTGCACCAAAAGTCTCCTTGTTTCATTGGTAGCTACGATGATGTCTCGGAATGGGAAAGCTATCTCAGCGACAATGAAGGCATTTATTATAAGAAAGGCAGAGACTAGTGTTTCGTGGTTCTTTCCAGAATCAAATTAGCCTTGAGGTTTTTATGCAACTTCCATTGTCCTGATAAGTAGTCGACTTGATACTGAAATCTAAGTCTAGAGATTGTTCTACCAGTTTGCAAAGTCAAATATATTATCTATCTGCAAAAATGTGCATTCTGAGGACAAGAGCGAGTAAACAATTCGTAATCCGGGCTTTTGCTAACAGCGGTGGCAGAGCTCTGACCTTTTCAAATCAGCTCTCTTCAGTTTGACAGCAAATTTTCCATCGTGCGTTTCGTAGCGTAAAGCTAGCAACAGAAGGTTGCCAATGGCCATGGTCCGCCAAACTCATTTTGCGCACGCAAAAACTGATGCTTAAACATGTAAAATTTGTCACTTATTGTAAGGCTGTTTTACGTTGCATATGTATGCTCCTACCAGTTTGAAGACTGTTAACCGGTCCGTCATAGATATGTaacacaaagaaaaagtattTCGCCTGAAGTGTAAGAGACTAACTTGTGTTACGGTTGGCTGTCACTGTAGAAATATGAGGCCAGACATGAATGACTACGCTGACGTAGGAGTTTTTTGTGCTCGACTCATTCGACTCGAAATCACGTGGTGCTGCAAGGTTCCGCGATTGGCGAAGGAAGTCCGCTCGGGTACCTCGGAGAAGGATTCCGACCGATTGAAATGTTCATGACGAGAGACTCACAAGCTTTTAGGCGAACGTGTTCATACCATTCTATGTCCCGCgctctttcgaaaattgACAACCGCGCGGCTTAAAATGGATCGTCAAAGCAATAATGGATCCATCAATGCCACATCGTGCCGTCTTTGCCACTTTTCAGGAAGCGATGTGAGGCTTGGGTGTGGATGCACTCTCCATGCGGTGAGTTGGGTTTGGGTTGAATCGTTTGAGTCGGCGTTGCAATTGTTGGTTCATAAATATCTTAGACATCCCCATAATCGTATGCTTTGGATTGGCTGCTGAAAAAGTCTTTCTTCGCGGTTTGGAGGACCACTTGCCAAATATGCAGAATTTCTGTCGTCTTGTTGAAATGGCTTCTCCAATCAAAAGCTTGTCTTTTTTCAAGTCGGGAAGTCTCTATTTCACTACATAGAAGTTGAATACCGTTTCATTTGCCAACGCGTCACTTGTCGCTTGCTTACCTATTCCAGTTTACGATCGTAAACAAAAACTATCCTGCTACTCACATGAACGAATTTTACTTTTGCCATGGATGCAGAGATGCGTTCCTCTCAGCCTGGTGATTTCTGCGAAAAGCGCCCCGCTTGGTTCGGCTATTGCAGCTAGCCCCAATCAAAACATGTGTCCTTTGTGTATGAGGGCTCCTGTCTCCGAAATGCATTTGTTCGCCATGACTATCGACGATTTGGACCAAGCTGTTGAGTGTCGCAAAAATTCCGTTATGAAAAAGGAGCATGGAAAAGCCGCTGAATCTTTTGAATTGGTACAGGCGGAAGCCTCGTATTTGCTGCTTGCGCACTCGCCTATGTCGAACGGCATCTCCGGAGAACATAGCTACCAGCGCACAGGACGATGGACGGACGAAGAGACCGCCTTGACGGACTTTTTGATGGATGCTTTTGACAAGGGGAGGCTTCCAACTCCAGAGGGTATACGACTGAACGATTTTTTGTCAGGGCTGCTGCTTTGCAAAAATAGTCGTCTGACGAAAAAAATGAAGAACGCCAAGCTGAGCGTTCGGTCGTATGAATTTTCTGTCGACAAAGGCATCAATTTTTGTATCGACTTCCAGATGCTTTCGTCTCTGGAATCAAAATTCCTGGAATCGGTCAGCTCGGAACCCACGAGGCTCGAACTCCGTTTTAATATGACTAAAATGTGGAGGTCCCATTTTTCGAACTTGTGTTTACAAGTTGGCTCGACATTACTAAACGCAAGCGATTGGATATCAAGCTTGGAGACCATGGAATGTCGCGCGGCACAGGCAGAAGAATCAATTCGAAAGTCTCGTCGCCGTCGGATGGGATTAGCATTGAAAAACGATGTCCGGGCGGCGGTAGTTTCCTCAACAGAAAGCGGAGTATTCTTCTCGGGAATGCCCATGAAAAAAATGGAATCTTCCAAAGTTACTAGGGCTGACTCAATGCTTTCAACGTCGAATCTCGTCTCAGCTGATGGTAGCGCGGTGGAAAATCCTCATGGACCTGGCGACGCAGAATCTCTCTGTGAGACAGACTTTGGAAGCGAAGCGGACTTTATCAACGAAATGTTGGACGGCAAGGGACAAACGGAGGATTTTTCAAAGATCCTGGACGACTTTGTAACAGGGGAACCATTTTTCCAGCCATCTAATCACCTGCGCAACAGTGCGGGACCATTTCTCGAAGAGATTGTTGCGTTTGTTGAAGCGCACAATTTGCCTTTCCAGCACGTAGATATTTGGGTTCCCTCCTACACTGTACAAGGTCGTGGCCAGCCCGACGAGCTACGTCTTTGTCATGCTGGACACGCTACACGAAGTGATTTGGATTCATCGCTCTTTTGCCAGCTGTTTGAGTACGGTGAGTACAGTACCAAGTTCTCTTTTGCCCCTGGGGCGGGTCTACCCGGACGAGTTTATTCGACAAACCGATTTTCGTGGGAGCGTCACATTGACCAAGCCGACCCGAGTTTGTTTAAACGCGCTGGTGGTGCCAAGATTTATGGAGTGCAAACTGGATTCGGATTCCCGCTGAAGACAAATGCAATTGGCAAAATAGTTCTCTCCATGTATAGTACATCAGACGTTGCCGAAGATCCAACTGTCATAAAGTGTTGTCTGGAAAACATAGGACAATATGTTCCTGAGCCGAAGTGGAAGTTAGTTGTGGAGATGGGCGATTCAGAAAAaaattcttcttcaagcGACCTCGTGTTAACCACCCCGGCCTTCGATTCTAGTAACTTGATCCACTACCAACATGACAGTAGCGAGGTAAACTCGCAATTGCTTAGCGTTTCACCTCTAGGTGCATCGGAGCAGAGGTCTGTTTTGAAACAGTCCCCAAGACTTTTTCCAGTTCAATCAAATGCATTAAATATGCGTAAGACATCGTCAGCCTCCATGTCAAGCCACGCTTCGTCTGAACTACCCACGGATCCGGTCGAAGAAGAGCACTTTATCGCGACACTTTTGGGATACCACATGCCCCTCGCGGAAATTCCGTCAGCAAGAGAGCCGGAATCTTCGTCGGTCGCTCCAAGTCTTATGCTTCCACATTTTATGTCCCTTCGActgcttcttcttcgagcTGAGGCTCGCCGTTCATCGAGAGATAATGAGCTGATTGATGTCGTGAAAAAAAGCTTTCGCGGATATTCCAAAGACCAACGGCGTACTGACAAAGACCTGGCCTTTCTTCTAGTCAAGGATTGGCAATACCTTATAGCCACTATGCCTGTAGACGAAAGAAAACCTGCGGCAAAACCCGCCGACACCCATCAGTGTCATGTTTTGAATACTCCAACTATTAAAACGTACTCGACCACAGGGAATCCGGTTTCGATGCCAGCGTCTCTTGGtaaggaaaacaaaaatgttGTCAGCATTAAATTTTTCTATGGATGGCAGCGGGCTTAAACACCTTTTTGCGATTGTTCATTTTTAGGCTATCCCGATCAAAGCAAATCTCGGCAAAGTTCGTTTGACCTGAGCTTTGACTTGCGAGCTGCGAAACAGCGGaaaatttcttcttccaacgaGTACGAGGCGCACGAACACAAAGTCAGCATTGTGGACGAGTTTGGTTAGGAATGAGACTATTTGGGGAGAAGCATCGAAGTAAACGGCGCACTTCTACATTTTTGCATTTTATACCGTCATGTCATTTCGGTTTTTACATTTTTGAATACACAGCAGAAATTTTGGACGAGCTAGCAGGGTGTCGACCTGATCCCCTCCTACCTCGTAATTACAATTTTATAAAGATTTTACTGTActactttttcttctttattGCGTTGCTACCTTGAGATACCGAGATTTCAGGTGCTGTCCGTAGCCTATCAAGTGAGATTCTTTGTAGTAGAACTCCGAGAGCCACCTTCATACAAACAAGAAGTAGCCACATCCCGATGCCAAGACTCCACAATACGAATGTAGGCATTTCGTGCCAGTACCCATTCAGCGAAGCATACTTGGCAGCTTCACGTAGTAGTCGAAACAAAACACAAACCAATGGCAATTGAGCGAAGCCAATTCGTTTGACCACAGCATGTGAGTGATCCAGGTTGACGCCTTCGTGACCGATACCGGTGACGTCTCCCGCAAGCAGCAGCGCGTACTCGCGATACACCTTCGCAGGCAAGAAGTTGAACTTCGTTATGAACGAATGCTTTATAGCATCCGCTACTAGCTCGGCCACCCAAACGAAGCAACATGTGCGCAAGTAGTCGACCAGCTGACCACGCTCCATTCCTTGGCTCACATTGAGGAGCAGCACCAGCCCAAGGAAAAGACCAAGCTTGAAGCGCTCGCAAATATCAGATGCTGTGATCTTAAAAAGCGCTGGCTTGTTGTACTTTTTAAAGACAGTACTCTTGATCTCGGCAAAATTCCCAGAAATCAATAGCGTCAATAGGGCTTGATCAGCAGAGTTCATGGCAACATTGAGTGTTTCGACGTGTACGAACAAAATGAGTGTGTGACAGGTTGCGTAAATCAGTACAAGAGCTATTGATATAATCATACGAGAAGACCTCGGACGGGAAACAGAGTTCCAGTACATACTTTCCAAACAATCCTGTCCCAAACCACACATGAGACGATCGAAGACTTCGACCATTGCAATTAGAACATATAGTTTGATCATGGCTTGTCCACGAATCCAATGGTAAAGCTTCCCAATACTGATGTCCGCCAAAACATAGCGATAAATCACGAAGACTATCATAACTTGAATCATTTGGTAGCTGTGCCTTCGGTGAAACTGGTAAGGAGATGCTGgtcgtttccaaagaaagaTACGTAGTAAAAGCAAAAAGCAGCTCCACACAAACCGAACAGGTAGAATAGTGATCATGTACAGAAAAGAGTCCATACAAATGAAAAAGCCAAAACCCATGATCGCCTCCATCTGAGTTGGAACTTTAATAAATTCTTCCATCTGCACATCAACGTCCGGAGTCGATTCTTGAAAACTGTTGAGGTAGTTGAGCCATTTGTTTCGGACGGAATCATCGGGTACATTGGTAGATTCGACggttttcttttctttctgctCCTTTTGTTGAAATTGTATGACCATGGGCCGTAGCCAGCTGCGCTCGGCGGCAGTCATAGAAGCGGTAGGAGGAGCTGAGTCATTGCGCTTGTCATACTCATCTTCATCGCCTCCGTACAAGAGCCGGAAAGAAAGATTGCGTTTATTAATTTCCCGACGAGATCCGAATGAATTTTGATTATCTGCAACGGCAATGTTATCATCTCGTCTATGATTAATAAAaatctcttcttcttcggaatcgTATGACGCGCCATTTTTACCAGACGTGAGAGGAGCTGGTGATTCTAGATGAGGGATAGACGTGCTCGAGGATCGCGGTCTTGGAGACATTAAAACATCCTGCAATGGTGCAGAGAGAGATTGGTGGGGAGGGCTAGCGGCTGGTTCTGGCGAAAGCCGTGCAATGCGTTGGGTTTGGAGTAAACGGCTAAGTACAGAAAGTTTCGTTTCAAGTTCGTTAACGCGTTTTTCCAGATCTCTGTCAATTGAGTGATCATCATGTAATCCACCAGAAACCTTTCCCAAGAGATCATCTTCAACTTTGTTTACTCTCGGTGCTAAGCGAATGGGCTCCGGGGACAAGAACAATTCATCATGTCCCGTAGAGCCTCCTTTCTTGCCGGACTCGTGGAGCGCGTTGATTGGCAACGTCCTCAATCCTTTACTTGTGAGGCTCAAACGGTCTCTTTCCTCTCTTTCATTGTTCGATGACGAGCTAGAGGATGACATTAGGAAAACAAATTTTCAGCTGCAAATTATCCCTCCACAACGAtgatcactgtcaacagTAATATGTACAGAGGGGTTAAAGCATGGGCTGTTGATTCGAACATGCAAACTTGTCACTGGTCAATGCACATAAGACATAAGGGGTTGTTGTTCTTGGCCTTTGTTTGTTACTATTAGTCCGTTCAAAACGTCGGATGACTGCAAGACCTAATTTTGGCGATCTACCCATGCGGTCTATGTGCCTTTTGTCATTGACTATGAATTCAATCTACACGCACTATGGTGCATGCCTATTGTCATGAAGTCTGTCCTCTTACCGATGTTAGTGATTCGCATTATAATGTCCTTTTTGGCGATTACTTCACATCAACGTGTAATCGGGTTGCTTCACAGTGCGACCGAATCGTGTCTTTTCCAATATCCTGCTTTTCGGCTCTGTCCCGGCATCGATAATTTTCGTGCCAACCAAGCACCGACGCTCCTTCGACCCTTTCGGCTTTCTTACAAGTGTTAAAGGGTATACTGTCTTGGCCGTCCACGATCTCCAAGAAATGGCCGATGAAGGGAATTCCTTTTCTCGGCGTTTGCCCCAGAAAAGTTGACGACAGCGATCTCGTACttgctttgctgttttgcgGAATGAGCTACCGAAGATAGGTAAGGTACTTTCACGGACGTAGTCAAAATCTCGGCCGTAGCTCTCAACCGCACGAATCAAAGACCGGTCCTCCATAGACTCCAGTCTCCAATGATATTTTCCATCGACGGCTTCatctccttttccattgTTAGGAATTCCTAATGGACTCTTGTGGGCGACCACCGATCGGTGACTCCGCCGTTGTGGGGACGCTGCAAGCGATCTTCTTCCGACTGCATGACTTCTTCTGTTCGATGGAATTCTTGGGCGTTGACGCAACTTCATCACCTCCGCAGCTCCACGGCGTCGATGCGATCTTGCTTTGCTGACTCGTTCTGTTCGGCCGTTCTGGCTTAATGAACTAATCTGCTGTTGACTGGCGTTGAATTTTCTTTCAATCGGAAATGTCCGAAGGTATAACTCTTCCTCTGAAAAGATGAAGTTATTGTTGGCTTCTGGCTCTAGCGCGATGTCAAGACGATAAGCTTCTCGTATTCCTGAAAAGAAAGCTCCGTGAATTGTGCTCGGATGAAAAAAAGTTGTATGCTCCCCAGCAAACATAAGCGCTGGGACGTTCCCTATAGAATTCAACACTGGCTCTCCCATAGCCCGAAGCTCAGCCGCTCCATCAACTCCTGGCGGAATGAAAGTGAAAGCCATTCGCGAGTACTGTTCGCGACCCCATCGTGTAGTATGGTAGTCAGTTGGCTCGGGAACCTGGCATCCGCATATTCTACTTAGTATTCGCAAACAATCTGTCACAATCTCCGTGTCAGTCCATTTCTCGATCTCGTGTGCAAATTCGCCGCCAAACATGAAGAGAAGTACAGGGTTGTCTGTAAACGTGGCCCCATTCAGCACAAGGTACGAATGCTCGTCCTCAGCTAGGCCCAAAAAGTCTGAGTCTTGCCAGAAAACATGAGGAAACGACAATGTACACTTGTTCAATAGTCCAATACCTAGACGCTCAATAGCCTGTTGCTTTGGGGTCGGTAAAGGTGGGTC
This genomic interval carries:
- the FBPC4 gene encoding fructose-1,6-bisphosphatase (contains bipartite plastid targeting presequence with 'A-W' at signal peptide cleavage site); the encoded protein is MGRGVIIFCVKNFAVWLLIITSAVSIQAWIPLPLSATVKARIDSTTLFFSRYKTPLYHGGNEESYGPPAPAVDSRYYTYVEAPVQSSRSRDTKQPITLSRFLSDAVKENAELRDLESLFMGIQMACKTIASLVNRAGLVYSITEDIRDDITDGRFYSMKRLDHLSTVVLKNALKYTGKCEVLAPKSRLDNESPAQHQPGVLIAKSMDSNYVACLDPLDGSGNADASICTGTVFGVFEKETSTGISLWKKSREDRDRELVDSVLQPGKNMRAAGYCLYSSATVLVFTLGESVQGFTLDPQMQEFVLTHPDLTIPKRGSVYSCNEANSEGWDDAYNSYLRNLKTGKGETGKRYAHRYVGSMVGDIHRTLLYGGIFAYPADRLEHPDGNLQLLYKAAPMAYIVHTAGGKAIDGRSGSLLEVRPDRVHQKSPCFIGSYDDVSEWESYLSDNEGIYYKKGRD
- a CDS encoding predicted protein, with amino-acid sequence MNDYADVGVFCARLIRLEITWCCKVPRLAKEVRSGTSEKDSDRLKCERVHTILCPALFRKLTTARLKMDRQSNNGSINATSCRLCHFSGSDVRLGCGCTLHARCVPLSLVISAKSAPLGSAIAASPNQNMCPLCMRAPVSEMHLFAMTIDDLDQAVECRKNSVMKKEHGKAAESFELVQAEASYLLLAHSPMSNGISGEHSYQRTGRWTDEETALTDFLMDAFDKGRLPTPEGIRLNDFLSGLLLCKNSRLTKKMKNAKLSVRSYEFSVDKGINFCIDFQMLSSLESKFLESVSSEPTRLELRFNMTKMWRSHFSNLCLQVGSTLLNASDWISSLETMECRAAQAEESIRKSRRRRMGLALKNDVRAAVVSSTESGVFFSGMPMKKMESSKVTRADSMLSTSNLVSADGSAVENPHGPGDAESLCETDFGSEADFINEMLDGKGQTEDFSKILDDFVTGEPFFQPSNHLRNSAGPFLEEIVAFVEAHNLPFQHVDIWVPSYTVQGRGQPDELRLCHAGHATRSDLDSSLFCQLFEYGEYSTKFSFAPGAGLPGRVYSTNRFSWERHIDQADPSLFKRAGGAKIYGVQTGFGFPLKTNAIGKIVLSMYSTSDVAEDPTVIKCCLENIGQYVPEPKWKLVVEMGDSEKNSSSSDLVLTTPAFDSSNLIHYQHDSSEVNSQLLSVSPLGASEQRSVLKQSPRLFPVQSNALNMRKTSSASMSSHASSELPTDPVEEEHFIATLLGYHMPLAEIPSAREPESSSVAPSLMLPHFMSLRLLLLRAEARRSSRDNELIDVVKKSFRGYSKDQRRTDKDLAFLLVKDWQYLIATMPVDERKPAAKPADTHQCHVLNTPTIKTYSTTGNPVSMPASLGYPDQSKSRQSSFDLSFDLRAAKQRKISSSNEYEAHEHKVSIVDEFG
- a CDS encoding predicted protein; its protein translation is MSSSSSSSNNEREERDRLSLTSKGLRTLPINALHESGKKGGSTGHDELFLSPEPIRLAPRVNKVEDDLLGKVSGGLHDDHSIDRDLEKRVNELETKLSVLSRLLQTQRIARLSPEPAASPPHQSLSAPLQDVLMSPRPRSSSTSIPHLESPAPLTSGKNGASYDSEEEEIFINHRRDDNIAVADNQNSFGSRREINKRNLSFRLLYGGDEDEYDKRNDSAPPTASMTAAERSWLRPMVIQFQQKEQKEKKTVESTNVPDDSVRNKWLNYLNSFQESTPDVDVQMEEFIKVPTQMEAIMGFGFFICMDSFLYMITILPVRFVWSCFLLLLRIFLWKRPASPYQFHRRHSYQMIQVMIVFVIYRYVLADISIGKLYHWIRGQAMIKLYVLIAMVEVFDRLMCGLGQDCLESMYWNSVSRPRSSRMIISIALVLIYATCHTLILFVHVETLNVAMNSADQALLTLLISGNFAEIKSTVFKKYNKPALFKITASDICERFKLGLFLGLVLLLNVSQGMERGQLVDYLRTCCFVWVAELVADAIKHSFITKFNFLPAKVYREYALLLAGDVTGIGHEGVNLDHSHAVVKRIGFAQLPLVCVLFRLLREAAKYASLNGYWHEMPTFVLWSLGIGMWLLLVCMKVALGVLLQRISLDRLRTAPEISVSQGSNAIKKKK